AGAGTGGGCGGCAGCCTGAGTGTATAACGCCGATCCGGCGATACAGGTTCCGTGCGCGCTGGTGAGAAGCTTGCAACGCCCGGTCGCCAACGTAAACCCGGTGGAAGAGGAACATGAGGCGTTGCAGGACAGGTCAGTGGCTGCTGGTTCCGGCATTTCTGATGGTGGGCGCGTGTGCGCCGGGGTTCCGCGGGGCGGTCCAGCCGGACGCGGAGCTGTGCCGCACGGGCACGGTCGCCTTCTACGTGCCAGAGGGAGAATTGCACCAGTCGTTGCTCGCGCGCTGGTGCGCGGGCGTTGGGCCGGCGGTGTACCAGCCGCGGCGCTCCGCGGAGGCGGACGTCGCACGCATCACGGAGGAGGCCGTCGACTCGGCGCTGAGTGCACTGCCGGTGGCGGATTCCGTGCTGATCGTCGCCTGGAACAACCACGTGGGTGGCGGCGCACTCGAGCAGTTCGTCGATGACGTGCGGGCAGGCCGGCTCACCAGCGGCGATTCCGTGCATCATTTCGTGCTGCTGTTGCAGGAGGTCTACCGCAACAGCCCGGACGTACCCGCGGTCAGCCCGGACATGCTGTACGCGAGCGGCATCGATGAGGCCCCGGCGCAGGGCAATCGAACGGACATCGCCGACTGGGCGGTGCGGCACCCGGAGCTGTCGGTGTTCTACGCCCCGTCGATGCGC
The DNA window shown above is from Longimicrobiales bacterium and carries:
- a CDS encoding endonuclease/exonuclease/phosphatase family protein, which translates into the protein MRRCRTGQWLLVPAFLMVGACAPGFRGAVQPDAELCRTGTVAFYVPEGELHQSLLARWCAGVGPAVYQPRRSAEADVARITEEAVDSALSALPVADSVLIVAWNNHVGGGALEQFVDDVRAGRLTSGDSVHHFVLLLQEVYRNSPDVPAVSPDMLYASGIDEAPAQGNRTDIADWAVRHPELSVFYAPSMRNGPQAGAEQREDRGSAIVTSLPLSEPSAYELPVTRQRRVVPAGVVSGRTSGGEPWHMHVASVHLENRPEGARNPERARFEQIEWLLDAVPDSGRAVLGGDMNTWMRGPDEVAIWRARQAYPDTPPIPGGPTYQQAGGVLRMYLDYLFFRLEDGRATGYRRLPDPYGSDHFPILAWVHLD